The DNA region CAATAAGCTGTCAAACTAAGTAGGAATAATTTTTATTTGCACCGTGTAAAAATGTCGTTGCCCCTAAAAAAAGGACAATTTTACAAAAAAAAATGAAACTTTGTGCAAATCCTGACTAAAAAAATTAAGAAATTCATGATATCTAGGGGCAATTTAAAAATTTACATAACTTGCTAAATTTATAAGGGAGTCACGCATGTTAAGAACGATCAAGGCAGCATTGCTTATAGCAACGCTTGCAACTCTTGGAGTTAGCTGTCAAAAAGATGAGAAGCTAGGAAGCCAGGGCAACCCAATTAAACTTTACTTCACACCATCTGTTGATGCCGACACAATTGCATCGAACTCAACTGAGTTTCTCATGTTCCTTGAAAAAGAAACTGGTTACTTTTTCAAATCAGGTATCCCAACAAACTACATTGCCGTTGTAGAGGCCTTTGGTTCAGAGAGAGCTGACATTGCTGTTATGAACTCTTTTGGTTACCTCATGGCCAACGAAAAATATGGAGCTGAAGCAAAACTTAAAGTTCTACGTTACGGACACGACTACTACCAAGGTCAAATCATTGCTCACGTTGATAGTGGAATCAACAGTGTTGCCGACCTAGAGGGAAAGAAATTCGCTTTCACTGACCCATCGTCAACTTCTGGATACATGTTTCCTCTTAAAATCCTTAAGGACAACGAAGTAAAGCTTGGTAACCAAACTTTCGCTATTAAGCACGACAACGTTGTAACAATGATCTATCAAAAACAAGTTGATGCTGGAGCGACATACTACTCAGCAGCTTCTGAAACTGGTGAAATTAGAGATGCGAGAGCTCGTGTAAAAACTCAATTCCCAGATGTTGAAGACAAAGTAAAAATTATTACAACAACTGAAAAAATTCCAAACGACCCATTCGTATTTAGAAAAGGTCTTGATAAAGAAGTTACAACGAAATTCATCGCTGCGGTAAAGAAGTTCATCGCAACTAAAGAAGGAAAAGACATCTTCACTAACATCTACAGTGTTGAAGGTCTCGTTGATACAAATGATCAAGAATACGATGGACTTCGTGGAATGATTAAGGCACTTAATTTAAAAACAGCAGACTTGCTTAAAAAATAAACAAAGAGAGTATAATGTTTAAGATTGAAAGTTTGAACAAAGTTTATCCTAACGGATGTCACGCCCTTCAGGATGTAAGCTTTGAAGTTCAAAAAGGTGAATTCCTAGTTGTTATTGGTCTATCTGGATCTGGAAAGTCTACAATGCTTAGATGTCTTAACAGACTTCACGAGCCAACTTCAGGAAAAATCCTCTTTGAAGGAGAGGATGTCACTCACGTTAAAGGAAAAACTCTAAGATCTGTAAGATCTAAAATTGGGATGATTTTCCAACACTTCAACCTTATTCCAAGAAGAACAGTTCTAACGAACGTTCTCTCAGGAACTCTAGGAAGAACGGGAATCTGGAATTCAATTTTTGGAGTCTATGCTGAAGAAGACAAGAAGAAAGCTCAAGAGTACATCAAAATCGTTGGACTCGAAGGGAAAGAAAATGTTCGCGCAGACAACCTTTCAGGTGGTCAGCAACAACGTGTTGCTATCGCTAGAGCACTTATGCAAAACCCAAAAGTTCTTCTTGCTGATGAGCCTGTAGCGTCTCTTGACCCTGCAACGTCACACTCAGTTATGCAATACCTCAAAAAAGTAAACGAAGAACTAGGTGTTACTGTTATCTGTAACCTTCACTTCCTTTCACTTGTACGCCAATACGCTAGCCGTGTAATTGCACTTAAACAAGGAAAGCTTATCTATGAAGGGAAACCTCTAGATATTGATGAAAACTGGTTTAAAACAATCTACGGTGAAGAAGCTGTAGAAGTGACAATTGACTAAGGAAAAGTGAGAAAATGGATATGAGTACAAATAATACACCTACTTTAAATCAAGACCCAGGTCTGACTTTCAAAACAGTGAAAGCTTACTTTTGGGCATTGTTTATTGATGTCTTTCTTTGGTCATACACGATCTTGGCCTCTTGGAAGATTGTTTACGAAAAAATTATTCTTGGGGAGAGATTCCCAGAGTTCAGTTGGAATCAACCACTAATCGCTCTTGGAGCTGGTGTCGTTGTTTCTCTCGCTCTCTTTATGACGAAAATGTCTGCTGGTAGAGCTTGTCTAGGACTTATGAAAAGAGATGAGAATAAGCCGATTATGAGAGAGCCTGCTTCTCTTTTTGGGGTCTTCATCCTTATTCTAACATTTGTTTCAGGACTTTTTGTTTCTCAAGTTTCAATCTCTGAATTCCTTTCGACTTCAGGTCTTATTGGAGCAAAGAGAATCTTTACAGCTCTTTTAAACCCTAACTTTGGAATTATTTCTGAAGCGGTTATGGCAGCTGTTGAGACAATTTACATGGCCTTCATTGCGACGGCTTTCGCTATTCCAGTTGCCTTTATTCTAGCTTTCTTCGCTGCAAGAAACCTCATGAATGGTTCAAGACTGACAATGGCCGTTTATTCTTTTGTAAGATTCCTACTGAACATTTCAAGATCAATTGAACCACTCGTATGGGCAATTATCTTCTCAGTATGGGTTGGGATTGGACCATTCTCTGGTATGCTCGCTCTTTGTCTTCACTCTGTAGCTTCACTTTCTAAGCTATACTCGGAGCAAATTGAGAACATTTCAAACGGACCAATCGAAGCAATTACAGCAACAGGAGCTCACCCAGTACAGGTAATTTGGTACGGTGTTGTTCCTCAGATTATTCTTCCTTACCTATCATTCACAATCTACCGTTGGGATATTAACGTTCGTATGGCGACAGTTATTGGTCTCGTTGGTGGTGGTGGTATTGGTACAATGCTTATGCAGTACCAAGGTCTTGCCAAGTGGAATGAAGTTGGTCTTCTTGTTATCGTTATCGCAGCTATTGTATGGCTTATGGACTACCTATCTGCGAAAATTAGAGAAGCGATTAAATAATCAACAAAGTCATTCTTTAAATAAGGCCCCTCTATTGAGGGGCCTTTTTTTTGTCTTTTTTTTAATCACATTTAGAACAATAAATGATTAGATTTTGGTCAATTTACTATTCTATAATTAAAGATAACTTTTGTTTGAAACTATGACGATAAGAGTGAAAATATCTAAAAAGACGGAAGTGTTTAAGGAAAATCTAGTGTCAGATGCGCAACGGCCAAATAGAACGAAGCTCCAATACAAGCTTCTTCGCTACATTCTCATTTGTAGTACGTTCTTCAGTTTCTTAGGAACGGCCTTTCAGCTATATATTGACTACAAAAAAGATATATCTACAGTCAATCGAACACTCGATCAGATTGAATCCATCTACACAAAGTCACTGGCAAATTCGCTTTGGCATCTCGATAAGAAACAACTTGTTATCCAAGCGACTGGAATGAAGAAACTTCCTGACATTGAATATATTGGTGTTTTTGAAATAAGAGATGGAAAGAGGTATTCATTCTATGAAACCGGTACCAAAGATTTGAAAAATACTGTATCGAGAACAATCCCCCTAACCTATAGAGAGCTCAACGAGGAAATAACATTAGGAAACCTCGTAGCAAAAGTGAATTTGAATAAGATTTATCAGCGTTTATGGGATCGAGTTCTCATCATTCTTATGACCCAATCAGTAAAAACATTCATCGTCTCTCTTTGTATTTTGATCATCATTAACGTTGTCATTACGAAAAAAATTGAGCGTATCGCTGATTACGCCGGAAAACTCTCTCCAGGAAGTTTAGATCGTCCAATTGAAGTTGAAAAAATAGATAGTGGAGAAGATGAAATTGATGACTTAATTAAGGCCATTAATAATATGCGGATAAATCTTAAAAACTATATCGCTATGAGGGATAAGGCCGAATATAAACTACAAGACTACAAAGAGCATCTTGAGGAACTGGTCCACAAGAGAACTAAAGAACTCCAAAATAAAACGTTTATTCTTCAAGAGAAAATCGATGAGATCAATACTATGCAAGACAAACTCATCGCCCAAGAGAAACTCGCCTCCTTAGGGTCTCTAACTTCAGGTATTGCCCACGAACTGAATAACCCACTCAACTTCATTATCAACTTTTCTGAGGCCTCACGTTTTGGACTTATCGATCTAAAAGAGATGATTGATCAATCAAATATTGAACAGGAAAAGAAGAAGGAACTTCTTGAAGAAATTTCAGAAATAAAGGCCATGTGCTTAGAGACTTTTACACATGGAAAAAGAGCTGAATCCATCATCACCAGTATGCTAGAGCACTCACGCGAGAGTAAGTTAAGCTTTAAAGACGAAAATATTGTTGAAGTTATCGAAGAAAATATCAACTTCGCATCTCAAGCAATTAAGTCAAAATACGATGGATTTCAGGCCATCATTCATCGAGAGTTCGAAGCAGAACTTCCACTCATTTCTATTAGTAAGGTTGATATAGCGACTGTATTTCTAAACCTTTTCACCAATGCTCTTTACAGTATGAAAAAGAAAAAAGACATACTGGGGCTTGAATATAACCCTGAACTTCTCGTTCGCGTTTTTAAAAGAGATCATAGCCTCTATTTAATTGTACGTGACAATGGACTGGGTATTAAAAAAGAGGATCAGGCCAAAGTTTTTACCCCATTTTTTACGACCAAAGCAGCTGGAGAAGGAACTGGTCTAGGTCTTTCGCTGAGTTTCGATATTATTAACAAAGTTCACGAAGGCCATATAGAAATTACAAGTAAAGAGAATGAATACGCCGAGTTTACTGTCATACTCCCTCTCATTAGAAATAAGAATCATTTATCTTAACTTTCCTTATATTAATTTATTCAATGAATTCGCCCATCTATTGCCACAATACGGCTAATAGAGTAAATATTGTGCATGGGCTTAATGTTTATATTTCCTGTCTCTGAAGAAGAGATAGATAGAGTTGAAATTAAAGAGAAAAATGGTGCAAAACAGATTGTACTAAAAAC from Halobacteriovorax sp. GB3 includes:
- a CDS encoding phosphate/phosphite/phosphonate ABC transporter substrate-binding protein, whose amino-acid sequence is MLRTIKAALLIATLATLGVSCQKDEKLGSQGNPIKLYFTPSVDADTIASNSTEFLMFLEKETGYFFKSGIPTNYIAVVEAFGSERADIAVMNSFGYLMANEKYGAEAKLKVLRYGHDYYQGQIIAHVDSGINSVADLEGKKFAFTDPSSTSGYMFPLKILKDNEVKLGNQTFAIKHDNVVTMIYQKQVDAGATYYSAASETGEIRDARARVKTQFPDVEDKVKIITTTEKIPNDPFVFRKGLDKEVTTKFIAAVKKFIATKEGKDIFTNIYSVEGLVDTNDQEYDGLRGMIKALNLKTADLLKK
- a CDS encoding ATP-binding protein, with product MSDAQRPNRTKLQYKLLRYILICSTFFSFLGTAFQLYIDYKKDISTVNRTLDQIESIYTKSLANSLWHLDKKQLVIQATGMKKLPDIEYIGVFEIRDGKRYSFYETGTKDLKNTVSRTIPLTYRELNEEITLGNLVAKVNLNKIYQRLWDRVLIILMTQSVKTFIVSLCILIIINVVITKKIERIADYAGKLSPGSLDRPIEVEKIDSGEDEIDDLIKAINNMRINLKNYIAMRDKAEYKLQDYKEHLEELVHKRTKELQNKTFILQEKIDEINTMQDKLIAQEKLASLGSLTSGIAHELNNPLNFIINFSEASRFGLIDLKEMIDQSNIEQEKKKELLEEISEIKAMCLETFTHGKRAESIITSMLEHSRESKLSFKDENIVEVIEENINFASQAIKSKYDGFQAIIHREFEAELPLISISKVDIATVFLNLFTNALYSMKKKKDILGLEYNPELLVRVFKRDHSLYLIVRDNGLGIKKEDQAKVFTPFFTTKAAGEGTGLGLSLSFDIINKVHEGHIEITSKENEYAEFTVILPLIRNKNHLS
- the phnE gene encoding phosphonate ABC transporter, permease protein PhnE — encoded protein: MSTNNTPTLNQDPGLTFKTVKAYFWALFIDVFLWSYTILASWKIVYEKIILGERFPEFSWNQPLIALGAGVVVSLALFMTKMSAGRACLGLMKRDENKPIMREPASLFGVFILILTFVSGLFVSQVSISEFLSTSGLIGAKRIFTALLNPNFGIISEAVMAAVETIYMAFIATAFAIPVAFILAFFAARNLMNGSRLTMAVYSFVRFLLNISRSIEPLVWAIIFSVWVGIGPFSGMLALCLHSVASLSKLYSEQIENISNGPIEAITATGAHPVQVIWYGVVPQIILPYLSFTIYRWDINVRMATVIGLVGGGGIGTMLMQYQGLAKWNEVGLLVIVIAAIVWLMDYLSAKIREAIK
- the phnC gene encoding phosphonate ABC transporter ATP-binding protein, whose product is MFKIESLNKVYPNGCHALQDVSFEVQKGEFLVVIGLSGSGKSTMLRCLNRLHEPTSGKILFEGEDVTHVKGKTLRSVRSKIGMIFQHFNLIPRRTVLTNVLSGTLGRTGIWNSIFGVYAEEDKKKAQEYIKIVGLEGKENVRADNLSGGQQQRVAIARALMQNPKVLLADEPVASLDPATSHSVMQYLKKVNEELGVTVICNLHFLSLVRQYASRVIALKQGKLIYEGKPLDIDENWFKTIYGEEAVEVTID